In Chitinophagaceae bacterium, the genomic window CAGATCCAATAGCTGATTATTTAACAAGAATCAGAAATGCTCAAAAAGCAGGACATAAAGTGGTAGAAATACCATCTTCAAATATTAAAGTAGCAATAACCAAAATTCTTTATGATAACGGTTATATTTTCCGTTACAAAGTTGAAGAAGATGACAAACAAGGAATTTTAAAAATTGCTCTTAAGTATAAGGCAGGTTCAAAAGTGCCTGCTATTAGA contains:
- a CDS encoding 30S ribosomal protein S8, with product MFTDPIADYLTRIRNAQKAGHKVVEIPSSNIKVAITKILYDNGYIFRYKVEEDDKQGILKIALKYKAGSKVPAIRELKRISRPGLRQFNNVDDLPRVINGLGIAVISTSKGLMTDKQARNENVGGEVICTVY